The stretch of DNA GCGCGCAGCAGGCGCTCAATCTCGATGGGGGCGGCAGCACCACCATGGTCATCAACGGCAAGGTGGTCAATCGGCCAGCAGAAGACGGCCAGGAACGCCCCATCGTCAACGCCATTGTCGTGCGAAGAAGAGCCTCGGAGGGACAATGAAGCGCAAAGGAGTAACCCGTAGGGAGTTCATGGGCGAGGTGGCGGCTTTGAGTGCCGTAGGGGTAGCAAGCTCACACGCGCTGGGCGGGGAAAAGCACCAACGCAAGCCCGTCATCAGGCCGCCGCGGCTGCGCCCTGGCGACACGGTGGGGCTGGTCTGTCCGGCCAGCGCACCGTTCGAGCCCTCAGCCATCCGCGAGGGGAAGATGGCTATGGAAAAGCTCGGGTTCAAAGTGAAGATCGGCAGGAACGTGGGCAAGAAGTACGGCTACCTGGGCGGCACCGACCAGGAGCGCGCCACCGACGTGCAGGAGATGTTCGACGACCCTCAGGTGAAGGCCATCATCGCCCTGCGTGGGGGCTATGGCTGCCTGCGCATCCTCAACCACCTGGACTATGACCACATCCGGACACACCCGAAGATCCTGCTCGGCTACAGCGACATCACCATCCTGCTCCTGGCCGTGCACCAGATGACCGGCCTGGTGACCTTCCATGGCCCTGTGGCGCTGTCGACATTTTCCCCGTACACAGTGGACCTGTTGCAGCGCGTGTTGATGAAGGATGAGCCGCTGGGAGAAATCGGCGAGGCGCCGGGAGCGCTCCCCCTTGGCGTGAACGGGCTATCTGGCCGCGCCAGTGGCCGTCTCATCGGCGGCAACCTAACTCTTGTCGCTGCATCGCTGGGTACACCCTATGAGGTGGACACCGACGGTCGTCTGCTCTTCCTCGAAGAGGTGGGCGAGGAGCCGTACGACATCGACCGCCACCTGACGCACTTGCTCCTTGCGGGCAAGTTGGACCGTGCCGCGGGCATTGCCCTCGACCGCATGCAGCGCTGCGGTCCCCGCGACTACCAGCCTGCCTTCCCCACGACCCTGAGTGTGGAGGAGGTGATAAGCGACCGGCTGGGGCACCTGGGCAGACCCGTAGTGTTTGGCCTGTCGCTGGGACATGCCGCCGACAAGCCGACGCTGCCCATTGGGGTCATGGCCACGTTGGACGCTGGCAAAGGACGGCTTTCCCTCGATGAACCAGCCGTGAGCTAAGTGGGTTCAGGGGTCTTGGGATCCCAGCCGCTTAGGAGTGACGGGCAGGCAAAGGAAACAAACCTCTTGGCATCGGGGAAGGGGGAGTGCGACGCCTCTATGCATTGCGGGGGGGTACCCCCCGTCCGCACGCAGCCTAACGGCCGCGTGGCATCGCATGAAGGGGATGTCCACCGGAGCCCCGGTCTGTTGTCGCCATATTCTGTCCCTTCGTGTACATGCGTTTTTCTCGCACGCATTCCCACGGCCCACTGACAGAGCCCCCTAAACGCCTCCTCGCGGCGAGAATAGTTATTGATACTCCTCCGGGATTTTCGTATATTTGCGCCATTCAAATGCAAAGAGGGAGGTCATGTGATGGATAGGACGCAGCTTCTGCAGCGGGTTGAGGAGGACGGGGTAAGGTTCATTAGCCTGCAGTTTACCGATCTGCTGGGCGTGGTCAAGGAAGTCATCATCCCAGCGCGGCAGCTGAAAGAGGCTACTGAGTTTGGCGTGTGGTTTG from Calditrichota bacterium encodes:
- a CDS encoding LD-carboxypeptidase → MKRKGVTRREFMGEVAALSAVGVASSHALGGEKHQRKPVIRPPRLRPGDTVGLVCPASAPFEPSAIREGKMAMEKLGFKVKIGRNVGKKYGYLGGTDQERATDVQEMFDDPQVKAIIALRGGYGCLRILNHLDYDHIRTHPKILLGYSDITILLLAVHQMTGLVTFHGPVALSTFSPYTVDLLQRVLMKDEPLGEIGEAPGALPLGVNGLSGRASGRLIGGNLTLVAASLGTPYEVDTDGRLLFLEEVGEEPYDIDRHLTHLLLAGKLDRAAGIALDRMQRCGPRDYQPAFPTTLSVEEVISDRLGHLGRPVVFGLSLGHAADKPTLPIGVMATLDAGKGRLSLDEPAVS